In Molothrus aeneus isolate 106 chromosome 31, BPBGC_Maene_1.0, whole genome shotgun sequence, the genomic stretch TAACAACCTGCTTGAGCAAGGGAGGTTGGTCAGAAGGTCCCTTTCACAGGGCACAGCTTCTTTTACCTGCTTAGGGCTCACCTTGTGCTTCCTTCCTGTTTCTCCCACAGGGGTGGTGCACGCGTTGCTCTGAAAATCATTAAAAACGTGGAGAAATACAAAGAGGCTGCTCGACTGGAAATCAACGTGCTGGAGAAAATCAACGAGAAGGATCCTGAGAACACCAAGTGAGTGTGCTCTTGGTGTTCAGCAGGAAGGGCTGGTTTCAGGGCTGGGGTGGAAGAGGTGCTGGGTGTTGTGTGCTTGAAGGTGATCCTAAATAGTTTTGGAAGCACCTTGGCTTGCTGTGAGGTACAGactgagcagggaaaggaggagcctgacacaggggtgacacagctgagtggtgcctgcagagctgttcccaaCTGGAATGTTTCTGTCAGTCTCTGTGTCAGGATGTTTGACTGGTTTGACTACCATGGCCACATGTGCATCTCCTTcgagctgctggggctcagcacctTTGATTTCCTGAAGGATAACAACTACCTGCCTTACCCCATCCACCAAGTACGGCACATGGCCTTCCAGGTGTGCCAGGCTGTGAAGTGTAAgtgttccctgctgctctccccctgCTTTGGGCTGACCTGGGGAGCTGAGTAGGTTGCACTTTTCTGCAACTGGTGGCCCAGAGCAACAAGTTTTTGCTGTGGTTCTGAGCCTGAGCCTTCCTGCCCCGCTGGGAATGAATCCTCTTCATTTTCTGGTGCTTGTGGGCTGGCAGTAGCTCAGAGCACTCCAGCATCCACCCCCCTGCACCTTCTGGCGatcaatacaataaatctttgTGCTTCTACTGAAGCATCGTGGCCTGGGCTTTGCCTGGCTGTTCACACCCAGGTTGAAATGTGGGTTCAACTGGTGCCAGTATGAGCAAACTGAACCAATGATGGCTTTTTGGAGGGGTGCAGCCTTGTTCTGCTTCTCTCCCCTCACCCAGGCTCTGTTTTCTCCCTCAGTTCTGCATGACAATAAACTCACCCATACTGACCTCAAGCCAGAGAACATCCTCTTTGTGAACTCTGACTACGAGCTCTCCTACAACCTGGAAAAGGTAACACACTGCCTCACTTGGCTCTCCTCTTGGTGTCCCTGACCTTGCCAGAGGGGtcagacacagccccaggggatGTGGGCTCTGTGCAGTCCTTCAGGGCTTTGCATCATCTGCCAGTGCTGAGTGAgccatggctgctgctgggagctgctttggggctgctgAAGCTTTCCCCTCCCGTGGTGCCCTCAGCTGGGtaaggcaggggctggaggggctgccaggTGATGGATGCCATTGTCCCCCCTGCAGAAACGGGATGAGAGGAGCGTGAAGAGCACGGCCATCAGGGTGGTGGACTTTGGCAGTGCCACCTTTGACCACGAGCATCACAGCACCATCGTGTCCACCAGGCACTACCGGGCCCCTGAAGTCATCCTGGGTAAGGTGCCCCTGGGtctgccagggcagctgtgccccctgTACCCCGCTGGGATAGGGGGTGTTGGGCTTCCACATCATTCAGGAGCTTTCTGGCTTTGCCCTGGGAGATGAGAAGTGCTTGATTtaacagctctgcagtgctgtttcTTGGGAACTCCATGGTTACAGCCCTGTCATTGTTCTGGGTTTGTTCCACCTGGGAAAAAGGAGGTTCAGGGGGGACCCTCTCACGCTCCACAGCTTCCTCATGGGGgcttgggctctgctcccagggagcaagggacaggacaagaagaaatggcctcCAGTTGTGCCagggttggacatcaggaggaatttcttcctggaaagggtggtcaggcagtggaaggggctgcccagggaggtttggagtccccattcctggaggtgtccaaggaatggCTCGATGTGGCACTCCGTGtcctggactgggattggtcacaggttggagctggtgatcttgaaggtcttttccaaccttgatgattcCATGATCCACCATCAGCTGGGCAGTGTATTGCCAGCAGAGCACCAGAAGCCTGGCTGGAATaggatgttttttgttttttgggtttttttagttatttatttttaaaagaaagagggATTTGGACTCTTGTGTTGTAACGGGATCATTTATTTAAACAACATTGTTTTTCAGAGCTTGGCTGGAGCCAGCCCTGTGATGTGTGGAGTATTGGCTGCATCATCTTTGAGTATTATGTGGGTTTCACCCTTTTCCAGGTGAGAACTGTGTTGTGTGGGTACTTCCCAACTGGTGAGAGGATGCTGGCTGCTTCCCTGAGACTGATGGgggtccctccatccctgcagtcCTGTGGAAACACCCAAGGTGTTGGCCAGGAAGGGGTTCTGGGTGGGGGaacacccagggctgggggcagaacCACTGGAATCTATTCCATGCCTTCCCTTTACATTTCTCTCTCCCAGACACATGACAACAGGGAGCACCTGGCCATGATGGAGAGGATTTTGGGGCCAATTCCTTCTCGAATGGTCCGGAAGACAAGGTGAGCAAGGccagctgggccctgcagctgtgccagccctcctgctccaggggcagTGCTTCTCCCTGAGGGAGAGCCAGCTGTGTCCCACTGGGGCTGGcaccttgctgctgctgctgctgctgctgcagggtgtgctgtgctcaggtgtAACCTGCTGCCACCTGTTATTCtgacaggaaacagaaatatttctaccACGGCCGCCTGGACTGGGACGAGAACACCTCAGCTGGACGCTACGTTCGGGAGAACTGCAAACCACTGCGGGTAAGGCCTCCTCAGATTCCCCCTCTGGGCAAGCTTGGGCCAGCAGAAGGGTGGTTGAAGGGAGCCTTGGCTGTCCCAGCAATaggaagctgcagcagcctgagtTTCATCTCAAGTGGAGGACGAGGAGAACATGGAAAGTTCAGGAagtgcctggggaagggagggtgTGTGAAAATCTGTCAGTTCTGGATAGAGAGgagtgcagagctcagctccaggctgagAGATGGTGTGAACAAACCAGGGAACATCCCTGAGCGCAGGGAACATCCCAGGATGGGTGTAGCCTCCTTGAGCCTCACCTTCCCCTCCACCTGCAGCGATACCTGACCTCGGAGGCCGAGGACCATCACCGCCTGTTCGACCTCATCGAGAGCATGCTGGAGTACGAGCCCTCCAAGCGTGTCACCCTGGCTGAGGCCCTCAAGCACCCCTTCTTTGACATGCTGGGCATGGAGCCCAGCACTAAAATGTGGGACTCGAGCCGGGACATCAGCCGGTGACGCCACAGGTGCCAGCCAGCCCTCGGATTCTAGCCCCCGTGGAGGCCTGTGTGATTTCTATTCAGACacttggtgcttttttttttttatataaacatGAGATGAACTTCCTGGACACATTTGTAAAGCTGTTAATATGTGAGATACTGTAAATAGCCCAGATTCTGTCGGCCTAGGAGCACCACGGGCCTGACCTGCTGTCGCtgctgctgttcttgtgagGTGAGGGGGGTCTGTGTGTCCGTGCTGTAAATACCTCTTGTCCTGTGTTGCTTTGTCTCCTGTTCCTGCCCTCCTCGGTGTAAATACTCCAGGACTCGCAGCTCTCTGTAGCTTATCTGTTTCCTTGTAAGTTATGGAACTGGTGGGACTGCATGGGAATTATTTTTTGGATCAATGTCATAGCCCATCCCCACACCAGAGTTTTATAAGAATTTTGTACAGtctttgtgaaaaataaatatgaagtgAATAAAGCACCTGGTCTGGGTTTGGCCTGACAGCAGCTGATCCTGGGGTTGTTCTACTGTGCCCTgtggggggaaggagagggatgAAAGGAACTTTGTGGTCCAGCTGTATCCACCTGCACCTCCCAAGCCTACACTGAATAGGAGCTGCTGTTGgccctcagggctgcagctggaccTGAGTGGATGCTGTTGTGTGGGGCAGAAAACCGGGGACTGGCCCTTTCTTCATGCCCTGGGTGCAGTGTTGGCATGGGAGGCAGAGAAGGGACAGTGGGGCCCTCAAACAGGGCTTCCCTGAGTGATGATGGTCCCTCCATCACTGCAGTCCTGTAGAGACACCCAAGGTGTTGGCCAGGAAGGGGTTCTGTTCTCTTACCTGAAGGAACCTCTCAGCCTTAGCTGGGGAGtgttggctgctgctggtggctgttgGAAAAGAGGCTGTCAGGAGCCCACATCCAGCTGTCCTACTGTCCTACAtccaccccagggctggctgtggcttTTTGactcttcccagctctgcagggaggctgggcCTTGGTTTGGGCTGTTCCCTGGGTGTTTTctgggctgtgtcacagctgaTGGCAGGGGGAGAGTCTCGCTGGGATGGGGATGACAGAtgtgctctgctgtggcaccatcaggctgtgccaggctgtcaCCATgcagaggggaaaggaaatgtcTGGTTTCACCTGGAGTGAGCGTGGGGAGCCTCAGGAAGGGTGACACTGAGCCATCTCCATCGGCCTGTGAGAGCCTCAGGAAGGGGACACTGAGCCATCTCCATGGGCCTGTGAGAGCCTCAGGAAAGGACACTGAGCCATCTCCATGGGCCTGTGAGAGCCTCAGGAAAGGTGACACTGAGCCATCTTCATGGGCCTGTGAGAGCCTCAGGAAAGGACACTGAGCCATCTTCATGGGCCTCAGGAAGGGGACACTGAGCCATCTCCATGGGCCTCAGGAAGGGGACACTGAGCCATCTCCATGGGCCTGTGAGAGCCTCAGGAAGGGGACACTGAGCCATCTCCATGGACTTGTGATCCCAGCTCACTGAGCTTGGGCTGGGAGCCCTCactgcctcctgtccccctgcccctgtgcccagccccacactgaAGCTGGAGGAGAATTAAATTGACTGATTCATACCTTAGGATTCAAGAAAATAAACTCATGCTGGtgtccaaaccccaaatccacagCTTCCACCTCTGCCAGGAGTAGCTCCAGC encodes the following:
- the CLK2 gene encoding dual specificity protein kinase CLK2 isoform X1 yields the protein MPHSRRYRSSERSSRGSYHERYRSRKHKRRRTRSRSSSSERDRRHRREDSYHVRSRSYDDHSADRRAYDRRYCDSYRRNDYSRERGDAYYEPEYRHSYEYRRSRDREGSYRSCKSSRRKHRRRRRRSRSFSRSSSQRSRQSSRRAKSVEDDDEGHLIYRVGDWLQERYEIISTLGEGTFGRVVQCMDHRRGGARVALKIIKNVEKYKEAARLEINVLEKINEKDPENTNLCVRMFDWFDYHGHMCISFELLGLSTFDFLKDNNYLPYPIHQVRHMAFQVCQAVKFLHDNKLTHTDLKPENILFVNSDYELSYNLEKKRDERSVKSTAIRVVDFGSATFDHEHHSTIVSTRHYRAPEVILELGWSQPCDVWSIGCIIFEYYVGFTLFQTHDNREHLAMMERILGPIPSRMVRKTRKQKYFYHGRLDWDENTSAGRYVRENCKPLRRYLTSEAEDHHRLFDLIESMLEYEPSKRVTLAEALKHPFFDMLGMEPSTKMWDSSRDISR
- the CLK2 gene encoding dual specificity protein kinase CLK2 isoform X2, which codes for MPHSRRYRSSERSSRGSYHERYRSRKHKRRRTRSRSSSSERDRRHRREDSYHVRSRSYDDHSADRRAYDRRYCDSYRRNDYSRERGDAYYEPEYRHSYEYRRSRDREGSYRSCKSSRRKHRRRRRRSRSFSRSSSRSRQSSRRAKSVEDDDEGHLIYRVGDWLQERYEIISTLGEGTFGRVVQCMDHRRGGARVALKIIKNVEKYKEAARLEINVLEKINEKDPENTNLCVRMFDWFDYHGHMCISFELLGLSTFDFLKDNNYLPYPIHQVRHMAFQVCQAVKFLHDNKLTHTDLKPENILFVNSDYELSYNLEKKRDERSVKSTAIRVVDFGSATFDHEHHSTIVSTRHYRAPEVILELGWSQPCDVWSIGCIIFEYYVGFTLFQTHDNREHLAMMERILGPIPSRMVRKTRKQKYFYHGRLDWDENTSAGRYVRENCKPLRRYLTSEAEDHHRLFDLIESMLEYEPSKRVTLAEALKHPFFDMLGMEPSTKMWDSSRDISR